Genomic window (Deltaproteobacteria bacterium):
CGCCTGACGCCGCGCAAATGGAGGCCGCTCTTCTCGAGGCAGTCGTCGTGCCCGATGATGAGCTGAGGAACCTGGCCCATGAGCGGGCGGCGGCGGTGCAGACCTTTCTGCTGGAGACGGGTCGCGTTGAAAAGGAACGGATCTTTCTCGTTGAGCCGAAATCTCTGGCCCCTGAAAAACGGGACGGTGTCAAGGACAGCCGCGTCGATTTCACTGTACGGTAAGGGAGAAGGAACACCGCCCGCATGAAGAGGACCCGTCAATGAAATTCATTCTTGACAGGATAAAGATGCTCTGGATCGGATTCTGGCTGGTCGCAGCCTCGCTGTTGCTCTTTATTCCCATAACGGCGGCGGCCTTTTTCAGCAGAACGGGGAACCTCGCCTTCACCATCTCGAAAGGGTGGGCCTGGCTCATTCTGCTCGTCACCGGTGTCCGCCCCGAGATCAGGGGAAAGGAACACATACGCAAGGGACAGTCATACATCATCATATCCAACCACCAGTCCCATTTCGACATTCTCGCTCTGGTCACTCAGCTCGGGATCCAGTTCCGCTGGATAATCAAGAAAGAACTGAGAAAGGTGCCTCTTTTCGGGTACGCCCTGTACGCGTC
Coding sequences:
- a CDS encoding 1-acyl-sn-glycerol-3-phosphate acyltransferase → MKFILDRIKMLWIGFWLVAASLLLFIPITAAAFFSRTGNLAFTISKGWAWLILLVTGVRPEIRGKEHIRKGQSYIIISNHQSHFDILALVTQLGIQFRWIIKKELRKVPLFGYALYASRNIYIDRSDREKAIESIRQGVERLPAGTSVMFFAEGTRSPDGRIGTFK